A window of the Raphanus sativus cultivar WK10039 unplaced genomic scaffold, ASM80110v3 Scaffold0852, whole genome shotgun sequence genome harbors these coding sequences:
- the LOC108859870 gene encoding maternally expressed PAB C-terminal protein-like — protein sequence MPPFFSVYRFDDPLTCAAFRRFHVVALTAALENQTSSEQRTMIGETLYPLVELLEPLFTPEITGMLLELPRTQIFQCIESPEALKEKVNEAIVIIMDWFPKQMNLDELETMEFRAAMILSHL from the exons ATGCCTCCCTTTTTTTCTGTTTACAGGTTTGATGATCCCTTAACATGTGCTGCTTTTCGGAGATTTCATGTAGTTGCTTTAACTGCAGCACTTGAAAACCAAACTTCCAGTGAACAACGAACc atGATTGGTGAGACGCTCTACCCTTTGGTGGAATTACTCGAGCCATTGTTTACACCAGAAATCACAGGAATGCTTCTTGAACTACCCCGAACCCAAATCTTTCAGTGCATAGAATCACCAGAAGCTCTCAAAGAGAAGGTTAACGAGGCAATTGTTATTATAATGGACTGGTTTCCCAAACAGATGAATCTAGACGAGCTAGAAACTATGGAGTTCCGAGCAGCCATGATCTTGTCTCatctttga